GACTTTCTGGCTGTTTCTCAGTATGGCGCGCCCGAACGGCGAGATTTCCCCGTGGATGAAGCTGGCTGCAGTAGTGAGTTTTGCGCTGACGATTTTTTCCAAGGAACAGGCCCTGGTTTTTCCCCTGCTGGCCATGATCTATGAGCATTTCTTTCGCGATGACCGCGCTCAAACCAGCTTTTGGCAGAAGGCGCGCCGGTATGGGGAGTTCTGGCTGATGGATGTGGCGTACGTGCTGTTCAGGGTAGAGCACCTGGGAGCCTTCGCGCCACAGGTCCAATTATCGCGCCTGGGCTGGCGCCCCAGCGTTCTGTCGGCGCTGGCGCTGGTGGGACAGTATCTCGAAAAAATTCTGTGGCCGGTCCAACTCTGCGCCTACTACGTCTTCCATAAGAGAACCTCAGTGTTCGATGCGGGGGTGCTGGCAGGCATCGCAGCGCTCGCTGCCTGCCTGATGATTTTTGTCCTGCTGTTCCGGCGAAATCGGGCAGCCTCGTTTGGATTTGTCTGGTTCTTTTTGACTTTGGCTCCGGTGCTCGACATCCGTTATCTGGCAGGGAACGTTTTCGCGGAACGATATCTCTACCTGCCGTCGGTGGGTTTCTGCTGGCTGACGGGATGGGCCGGTGTAAAGCTGTGGAAGTCGCTGTCCGCGCGGCGCCGCGCCTGGAGATATGCCCTGCTGGCAACCTCCTGCGCGATAGGTCTGCTGATGGCGATTCGGGTGGTCGCTCGCAACCGCGACTGGCGCAGTGACGAGGCACTTTACAGCCAGACGCTGAAGGTCTCGCCCAGAGCCACCAACATCCGCGAAAACCTGGGCGTGGTGGCGTGGAATCACGGGAGGATTGACGAGGCAGAAAAGGAATGGAGCATCGCGCTGAAGCTGAATCCTGACTCTCCGATCACACTCACTAATCTTGGCCTGGTTTCTGCCAAGAGAAAACAGTACGGGCAGGCGGAGCATTATTTCCGCGAAGCGATGCTGCGCAAGCCGGAGTATACCGATCCGCACCTCAATCTCGGCAGCATGATGATGGACCTGGGCCGGTTTGAGGGGGCAGAACGGCAGCTACGGGCCGCGGCCGCGCTTTCACCCCTGGTTCCAGATTGCCATAATGAGCTCGGGAAGTTGTATCTTAAAGAAGGGCGCCTCGCCGAAGCGGAGGGACAGTTTTTGCAATCGGTGCGGGCGGCGCCGAACTTTGAAGGCTATGACGGCCTTGGCGACGCTGATCTGCAGCAGGAGGATCTGAAGCGGGCCGCGCGAGCATTTGCGGCGGCAGCGGAGATCAACCCGTATGATAGCCGCGCTCATTTCGGACTGGCGCGGATCGCATCCCTTGAGGGTCACCGGAAAGTGGCGCTGGCGGAATATGCGCGAGGGTTTGAAACGGACCCAAACAATCCCGAGGCAAAAATCGCCGCCGAAGTTTTAAGGGCAAATGGAAATTATGAACCAGAAAATTCAGAACCATAGCCTGCGGGGCGGGTTCCAGTTCCTGGCGGGTGTGTGCGCGGCTTTTATAGCGATGACATTACTCCCTTGTTGCCTGGCGGGCCAAGTCTCGGACGCCAGCCTGCCGCTCGATAAATTCATCACCGAGGTGCAGACCAGCTATCGTGAAGTGGAGGCCATCCGGGCCGACTTCACTCAGACCTATGACACGGGCGGCGCCGCCCGGGTGGAATCCGGGACGGTGGTTTTTGCGCGCGGCGGCCGCATGCGATGGGATTATCGCGAGCCGGAGAAGAAGGTCTTTCTCTCCAATAAAAAGGAGGTCCTGCTCTACTTGCCCGCCGAGGGCCAGCTTAACCGCTCGTCGGTTAAGCAGAGCGAGGACTTTCGCGTTCCGTTTCGCCTGCTGCTTTCCCGGCTCGACCTGAGGAAGGTGTTCTCCAGGTTTGAAGACGCCGACAACCAGTTTCAGCACCCACCCGGAGACCGAGTGATCATCGGGTATCCTAAGAATGCGGATAAGATGGGTTACAAACACGTTGTCATGGAATTTGATCCGCAGATGGACATTCGACGGCTCGAAATTGTCTACACCAACAGCACCGAGATGAAATTCAGCTTCAGCCACATTGACCGGAATCCCACGCTGACGGCTGCCATGTTCGAGCTGACCCCACCGGCGGGAACCCAAATCATCAACCACGAGTGATCCGTCGCGGCATCGAGGCGCTCGTATTGAGCCCTTCGACTTTATCCATGAGTGTATTGGAATCCGCGACTTAATGAGGATTGTATAATCGAGTGACGGACTTCCGTACCGCCGGTCCCGCCAGGCGGGACCGGCCCTGAAAAGTGCCGCCGGGACGGCGGCGCTACAAACGAGCTTGTCACCATATTTTGCAATCCTCAGTAAGGAGGCGGGCGGAACGCTACATCCCGCGGCGTCCATTCAGGGCAAGAGAGTGAATCGCGGCGGCCACGCCGTCTTCGTCGTTGGACTGCGTGATGTGCCACCCATCGTCTGCGAGGCCGGGGCAGCAATTGCCCATGACCACCGGGCAGCCGGCCAGTTGAAGCATCTCGAGGTCATTGTAGTTGTCGCCGATGGCCATCACTTCGCTTGCCTCGCAATCCATCTGTTCCAGCAGCCACTTGAGGCCGCTGGCCTTGGAGCAGCCCCGGTTCATAACATCCAGCAGGGAGATGTCCCGTTCGAAATACTTGGTCCAGGTCAAATGGACGTGCCGTCCGGCGTCAGAGGCGCGAAGCAGATGCTCCAGAGGTTCCAGAAACGCCGGTGCGCCGCCGAACATGATCTGTATGGGATCCTCGGGCAGCGCGGCGGAAAGGTCCATCACTTGCATCAGGTACTCGCGCGCCGTTTGCTGATACCAGCGAAGAGGACCGTCGGGGGACGCGTTCTGCTGCATCATCACCTGCCCGCGGCTGGGCTGGTCAAAAATTACCACGGCATAAGGCCGAAAGTCGAGGGCGGCTTCGAGCACCTGAACGGCAATCCTCTGGGGCAGGAAATTGTGGTGAAGCAGCTCGCCACCGAGCGACCGGACGACGGCGCCGTTGGAACTGACCAGAGTGACCGGGCAGGGAAGCGATTCGAGCTTCGGCCGGGCCGAGTGGTATCTGCGTCCTGTGATGATCACAATCCGGATGCCGCGCTCCGAGGCCTCGGCCAGGGCCTGGCGATTGGCCGGCGAAATTTCGGAATTGTTGTTCAGCAGGGTTCCATCAAGGTCAACTGCGATCAGGCGAATGGGCATCCTGCTTGAATTGTAGCATGATCGGCCCACTCGGACGCTGGCCGGCATTGGGCGTGTTCCCAAATTGTCAGGCTGGAATCGAGCGTGCTATATTAGCCAGGTTACAGCCAAAATGGGCGCGTAGCTCAGTTGGGAGAGCGCGGCGTTCGCAACGCTGAGGTCGAGGGTTCGAATCCCTTCGCGTCCACCAGCCCTTCATCCAGTAATTGGTTCAACCACCGCGACTACGCCCGTCGCAGCTCAAGTTCGAGCTGCCTTTTGCCGATAGGGACGCTGTCAGCCACGGAGGGCCCCTCATGCGATGTGCGAAGTGCGGCGAGGAAAACCCGGAGACGAACCAGTTCTGTTCACGCTGTCACCATCCTGTGCATTTCACCTGCCCGTCGTGCAAACGGGTCCAGGGCCATGGCGGGCAGTGCGACCAGTGCGGCCTGGATTTCGCGAAGTACGCAACAATGCTGATGTTCCAGGGGAAGGCGGCGGTGGAGCAGGAACGGCGGCGCAGGAATGGCCGGAGTGAGGTTCTGCGGCAGATCGTCCTTTTGCCGATTACTGGGGGGTGGTCGCTCCTCAAATACCTGAGGCAATCGAAGGATGCCGGCTGAAGGAAAAGCCGATCTGCACAGATTTATTCCGGCCGAAAGACGATACAAATTTGCCGGCGTTCGGCCGAAGGAGCGAAGCCGAGTAATGTCTTATTTGCTTTCGGTGGCGGCCATGTACTTCTGGGCATTTTCCAGAAGCTGTTGCGCCTGCGGCAGGTGCGCGGCGGCGCTGTCCACCAG
This portion of the Terriglobia bacterium genome encodes:
- a CDS encoding outer membrane lipoprotein carrier protein LolA produces the protein MNQKIQNHSLRGGFQFLAGVCAAFIAMTLLPCCLAGQVSDASLPLDKFITEVQTSYREVEAIRADFTQTYDTGGAARVESGTVVFARGGRMRWDYREPEKKVFLSNKKEVLLYLPAEGQLNRSSVKQSEDFRVPFRLLLSRLDLRKVFSRFEDADNQFQHPPGDRVIIGYPKNADKMGYKHVVMEFDPQMDIRRLEIVYTNSTEMKFSFSHIDRNPTLTAAMFELTPPAGTQIINHE
- a CDS encoding tetratricopeptide repeat protein, with amino-acid sequence MIRTRRGRTSFGRKDGPESPATAVCAGSRRETGEFDAFLIAALILCAALPYLNTLLNGFVYDDNRQVLDNPYLKNFHFLPQMFGTTVWSFVGTQGVSNYYRPMMTFGYAVCYHLFGPLAYGFHLVNVLLHAGVVLLVFLVASRLFKDRAIAFVAACLFAVHPIHTEAVAWVAAVTSLEVTFFFLLTFWLFLSMARPNGEISPWMKLAAVVSFALTIFSKEQALVFPLLAMIYEHFFRDDRAQTSFWQKARRYGEFWLMDVAYVLFRVEHLGAFAPQVQLSRLGWRPSVLSALALVGQYLEKILWPVQLCAYYVFHKRTSVFDAGVLAGIAALAACLMIFVLLFRRNRAASFGFVWFFLTLAPVLDIRYLAGNVFAERYLYLPSVGFCWLTGWAGVKLWKSLSARRRAWRYALLATSCAIGLLMAIRVVARNRDWRSDEALYSQTLKVSPRATNIRENLGVVAWNHGRIDEAEKEWSIALKLNPDSPITLTNLGLVSAKRKQYGQAEHYFREAMLRKPEYTDPHLNLGSMMMDLGRFEGAERQLRAAAALSPLVPDCHNELGKLYLKEGRLAEAEGQFLQSVRAAPNFEGYDGLGDADLQQEDLKRAARAFAAAAEINPYDSRAHFGLARIASLEGHRKVALAEYARGFETDPNNPEAKIAAEVLRANGNYEPENSEP
- a CDS encoding zinc-ribbon domain-containing protein, with the translated sequence MRCAKCGEENPETNQFCSRCHHPVHFTCPSCKRVQGHGGQCDQCGLDFAKYATMLMFQGKAAVEQERRRRNGRSEVLRQIVLLPITGGWSLLKYLRQSKDAG
- a CDS encoding Cof-type HAD-IIB family hydrolase: MPASVRVGRSCYNSSRMPIRLIAVDLDGTLLNNNSEISPANRQALAEASERGIRIVIITGRRYHSARPKLESLPCPVTLVSSNGAVVRSLGGELLHHNFLPQRIAVQVLEAALDFRPYAVVIFDQPSRGQVMMQQNASPDGPLRWYQQTAREYLMQVMDLSAALPEDPIQIMFGGAPAFLEPLEHLLRASDAGRHVHLTWTKYFERDISLLDVMNRGCSKASGLKWLLEQMDCEASEVMAIGDNYNDLEMLQLAGCPVVMGNCCPGLADDGWHITQSNDEDGVAAAIHSLALNGRRGM